In the Campylobacter showae genome, one interval contains:
- a CDS encoding saccharopine dehydrogenase: MKIVLVNANPAVSRLATLALSKMGYEYVEIGDASELSGVFDVLIIDSDIDAKEMNLKEFANKILYLSSKNSPTFENADRILPKPFLPTEFITIVEDLASKTKSAEPAAARDETAEALVKGFEFIDDPAEDVFEDEIMELDPGELRLDDELDDISQAASGKDSAFDELNEIVKAIDDMDELSEKLGDEELDLDGVDDEAMEFDEFEIAAKDDKFDDLSADLDAPDELMDIKFETADEPELGATEFVAADGEEELEEAQDKFELDFDGSIEDIKHQIDEIDKMDELSENLDASNEPLEAKFETADELDIAEFSDMDSADEPEVPQSLEQKENDDKFTIEEAKEQDDIFADVDMKFDESDEQMVQVKNSALGDEFLPGDTEAAGETELAEFATEENLAQDVLDGELAEDIFAADEQQDEAEAGLEQDVQEIIESDDIQNEPEIVQELHPSEYGDIEQISEKDMAMALNESGFDGGEAANLSSQKAQTTSKINELKAQISDAVAKNLENSLQDGELREALKNLNIKINISFEEK; this comes from the coding sequence GTGAAAATCGTTCTTGTAAACGCCAATCCCGCGGTATCGCGCTTGGCGACGCTGGCTCTTAGCAAAATGGGTTACGAATACGTCGAGATCGGCGACGCTAGCGAGCTTAGCGGAGTTTTTGACGTGCTTATCATCGACAGCGATATCGACGCAAAAGAGATGAACCTAAAAGAATTCGCAAATAAAATTTTATACCTTTCCTCTAAAAATTCTCCGACCTTTGAAAATGCCGACAGGATACTGCCAAAGCCGTTTTTGCCGACGGAATTTATCACTATCGTGGAGGATCTGGCGAGTAAAACAAAGAGCGCCGAGCCTGCTGCGGCAAGAGACGAAACCGCCGAGGCCTTGGTCAAAGGGTTTGAGTTTATAGACGATCCGGCTGAAGACGTCTTTGAAGACGAGATCATGGAACTGGATCCGGGCGAGCTTAGGCTAGACGACGAGCTTGACGATATTTCGCAAGCGGCATCAGGCAAAGATAGCGCCTTTGACGAGCTAAACGAGATCGTAAAAGCTATCGACGATATGGACGAGCTAAGCGAAAAACTCGGAGACGAAGAGCTAGATTTGGACGGTGTGGACGATGAGGCTATGGAATTTGACGAGTTTGAAATAGCCGCAAAAGACGATAAATTTGACGATCTTTCTGCGGATTTGGATGCGCCGGATGAGCTTATGGATATAAAATTTGAGACGGCGGACGAACCTGAACTCGGCGCAACGGAGTTTGTCGCCGCGGACGGCGAAGAGGAGCTCGAAGAGGCTCAAGATAAATTTGAGCTTGACTTTGACGGCAGTATCGAGGATATCAAGCATCAAATCGATGAAATAGACAAGATGGACGAGCTATCTGAAAATTTGGATGCGAGCAACGAGCCTTTGGAGGCTAAATTTGAAACGGCGGACGAGCTTGATATAGCCGAGTTTTCCGATATGGATAGCGCGGACGAGCCTGAAGTTCCGCAAAGCCTTGAACAAAAGGAAAATGACGATAAGTTTACGATAGAAGAAGCCAAAGAGCAAGATGATATCTTTGCCGACGTAGATATGAAATTTGACGAGTCCGACGAGCAAATGGTACAGGTCAAAAATAGCGCCTTAGGCGATGAGTTTTTGCCGGGCGACACAGAAGCGGCCGGCGAGACGGAGCTGGCGGAGTTTGCGACTGAGGAAAATTTGGCGCAAGATGTTTTAGACGGCGAGCTTGCGGAGGATATTTTTGCTGCGGATGAGCAGCAAGACGAGGCGGAAGCGGGCTTGGAGCAAGACGTGCAAGAAATCATCGAATCTGACGACATACAAAACGAGCCTGAAATAGTGCAGGAACTCCATCCGAGCGAGTACGGCGATATCGAGCAAATCAGCGAAAAAGATATGGCCATGGCGCTTAACGAAAGCGGATTTGATGGCGGCGAAGCGGCAAATTTGAGCTCGCAAAAAGCTCAAACGACGTCAAAGATAAACGAGCTAAAGGCTCAAATTTCAGACGCCGTAGCTAAAAATCTAGAAAATTCGTTGCAAGACGGCGAACTGCGAGAGGCGCTAAAAAATCTCAACATAAAAATCAATATAAGCTTTGAGGAAAAATAG
- the tsf gene encoding translation elongation factor Ts has translation MEISAQMVKELRESTGAGMMDCKKALAEANGDMEKAVDILREKGLGQAAKKADRLASEGLVSVVVCDHCKTATISEINSETDFVAKNAQFQNLTKDTTVHIQTNLIKDVESLNASVINGVKFEDYFKSQIATIGENLVVRRFETIKADDKGVVNGYVHSNGRVGVLIGLACQSAEIANKAAEFARNLCMHAAAMKPSVISYKDLDKEFVEKEFIALRAELEKDNEELKRLGKPLHHIPEYASRCQIGDAELAKATKAIEEELKAEGKPEKIWDKIIPGKIERFYADNTVLDQRLTLLGQFYVMDDKKTIEQVVEEKSKELGGKIEVVKYVRFELGEGLEKKNEDFAAEVAAQIG, from the coding sequence ATGGAAATCAGCGCACAAATGGTAAAAGAGCTCCGCGAATCAACCGGAGCCGGAATGATGGACTGCAAAAAGGCGCTAGCCGAGGCTAACGGCGATATGGAAAAAGCCGTCGATATCCTGCGCGAAAAGGGTCTAGGTCAAGCTGCTAAAAAGGCTGACCGCCTAGCTAGCGAGGGTCTTGTGAGCGTTGTTGTTTGCGATCACTGCAAAACCGCAACCATCAGCGAGATAAACTCTGAGACCGACTTCGTCGCTAAAAACGCTCAGTTTCAAAATTTGACCAAAGACACTACGGTGCACATCCAAACAAATTTGATAAAAGACGTCGAGAGTCTAAACGCAAGCGTTATCAACGGCGTTAAATTTGAGGATTATTTCAAAAGCCAGATCGCTACTATCGGCGAAAATTTGGTCGTTCGCCGCTTTGAGACTATAAAAGCGGACGACAAAGGCGTAGTAAACGGCTACGTACACTCAAACGGCCGCGTAGGCGTACTAATCGGCCTAGCTTGCCAAAGCGCAGAAATCGCAAACAAAGCGGCTGAATTTGCAAGAAATTTGTGCATGCACGCAGCTGCTATGAAACCAAGCGTTATAAGCTATAAAGACCTTGACAAAGAGTTTGTCGAGAAGGAATTTATCGCGCTTCGCGCCGAACTTGAAAAAGATAATGAAGAGCTAAAACGCCTAGGTAAACCGCTTCATCACATACCTGAGTATGCTAGCCGCTGCCAGATAGGCGATGCAGAGCTTGCAAAAGCTACAAAAGCAATCGAAGAAGAGCTAAAAGCCGAGGGCAAACCTGAGAAAATTTGGGATAAGATCATCCCTGGCAAGATCGAGAGATTTTACGCGGACAACACCGTTTTAGATCAGCGCCTTACGCTACTTGGACAGTTTTACGTAATGGACGATAAAAAAACTATCGAGCAAGTCGTTGAAGAAAAAAGCAAAGAGCTAGGCGGCAAGATCGAAGTAGTAAAATACGTTCGCTTCGAGCTTGGCGAAGGCCTAGAGAAGAAAAACGAGGACTTTGCGGCCGAGGTTGCGGCGCAAATAGGCTAA
- the fliR gene encoding flagellar biosynthetic protein FliR, translating to MELVEFFAPERVITFMLLFARIGGLMLFFPFYGHEQIPMSVKTAFSFLLTLFLFPLASIKNGEIYYLAVEIVSEAALGVCAGLLLHIVFASLQLAGEQISMIMGFSMASVLDPQTGLSSPVISNIINFLALMTFLAFDGHHLILLFISNSLTHVPLGGFYPSPDIVQYASKSMINLFTFGFIISFPILALSLLSDLIFGMLMKTMPQFNLLVVGYPIKITIGFAVLIAILAGMMELFRQLVLRVINDLPSLFF from the coding sequence GTGGAACTAGTCGAGTTTTTCGCGCCCGAGCGCGTCATCACCTTTATGCTACTGTTTGCGCGTATCGGCGGGCTGATGCTATTTTTCCCATTTTACGGACACGAGCAGATCCCTATGAGCGTCAAGACCGCGTTTTCGTTTTTACTCACGCTATTTTTGTTTCCGCTTGCTAGCATTAAAAACGGCGAAATTTACTATCTAGCCGTCGAGATCGTGAGCGAGGCGGCGCTGGGTGTTTGCGCAGGGCTGCTACTTCACATCGTTTTTGCTAGTTTGCAGTTAGCGGGCGAGCAGATATCGATGATCATGGGTTTTTCAATGGCTTCGGTGCTTGATCCGCAGACCGGCCTTAGCTCGCCCGTGATCTCAAATATCATAAATTTTCTCGCGCTCATGACCTTTTTGGCCTTCGACGGGCACCATTTGATCTTGCTTTTTATCTCAAATTCCCTCACGCACGTGCCGCTGGGCGGCTTTTATCCGAGTCCCGATATCGTGCAGTACGCCTCAAAGTCCATGATAAATTTGTTTACCTTCGGATTTATCATTTCATTCCCGATTTTGGCGCTTTCGCTGCTTTCTGATTTGATTTTTGGCATGCTGATGAAGACGATGCCGCAGTTTAACCTGCTAGTCGTGGGCTATCCGATCAAGATCACAATCGGCTTTGCTGTGCTGATTGCGATACTAGCGGGCATGATGGAGCTTTTTAGGCAGCTGGTGCTTCGCGTTATCAACGACCTTCCGTCGCTATTTTTCTAA
- a CDS encoding ABC transporter ATP-binding protein: MEILKGVNLGFAYDYTLFEDVNLSVNAGGSCAITGVSGCGKSTILHILSTLLRPKNGEVIYGGKSLYDLTANELLRIRRFDFGIIFQAHYLFKGFSAHENIELASVLSAQKIDDEILANLKIDGVMNQKVGELSGGQQQRVSIARVLCKKPRVIFADEPTGNLDKQTANEVMQTLFNYIKANDAALVLVTHDNELAQRCDEVYRLEDKKFSLISPEAI, encoded by the coding sequence ATGGAAATCTTAAAGGGCGTAAATCTAGGCTTTGCGTATGATTATACGCTCTTTGAGGATGTAAATTTAAGCGTAAATGCCGGCGGCAGCTGCGCCATAACGGGCGTCAGCGGCTGCGGCAAATCAACTATACTCCATATACTTTCCACTCTTTTGCGACCCAAAAACGGCGAAGTTATCTACGGCGGTAAGTCGCTTTACGATCTAACGGCAAATGAGCTTTTGCGTATCCGCAGATTTGATTTCGGTATCATTTTTCAGGCGCACTATCTTTTTAAAGGCTTTAGCGCGCACGAAAATATCGAGTTGGCCTCCGTTTTATCCGCGCAAAAAATCGACGATGAAATTTTGGCAAATTTAAAGATAGACGGCGTAATGAATCAAAAAGTAGGCGAGCTAAGCGGCGGGCAGCAGCAGCGCGTCTCTATCGCTAGAGTGCTTTGTAAAAAGCCGCGCGTGATATTTGCCGACGAGCCGACGGGAAATCTAGACAAGCAGACCGCAAACGAAGTGATGCAAACGCTATTTAACTATATCAAAGCAAATGATGCGGCGCTGGTTTTGGTCACTCACGACAACGAGCTTGCGCAAAGATGCGACGAGGTTTACCGCCTCGAAGACAAAAAATTCTCTTTAATTTCTCCTGAAGCTATTTAA
- a CDS encoding acetyltransferase → MPYENFKSKNPLAAKIAANARKFDVQTLQNEDLVNLLLNEKKIEISGEQKEAARRVFTGLIKIEESVQLSG, encoded by the coding sequence ATGCCATACGAAAATTTTAAATCAAAAAATCCTCTCGCGGCAAAAATCGCCGCAAATGCGAGAAAATTTGACGTCCAGACGCTACAAAACGAAGATCTTGTAAATTTGCTTTTAAACGAGAAAAAGATCGAAATCTCGGGCGAGCAAAAAGAGGCCGCCAGGCGCGTATTTACGGGGCTAATAAAGATAGAAGAGAGCGTGCAACTAAGCGGATAG
- the rpsB gene encoding 30S ribosomal protein S2: MVTMRDLLECGVHFGHQTRRWNPKMKKFIFGERKGIYIIDLQKTIRYFRYTYNVVRDAAAEGKTILFVGTKKQAGATLKEYAEKCGMPYVNHRWLGGMMTNFGTIRQSIRKLEVIEAMEEDGSINLLTKKEALMLRRKKEKLLASLGGIRNLKTVPDMIFVIDTVKEKIAVQEANRLKIPVVAPIDTNCDPDVIDFPIPGNDDAIRSVQLFCQEMAEAIIEGRSQLEKDGGELEEGKEAVSQAEKDAVVNEAVNEDFSEDFSEDEE, from the coding sequence ATGGTAACAATGAGAGATTTACTGGAGTGCGGCGTTCATTTCGGACACCAAACACGCAGATGGAATCCGAAGATGAAAAAATTCATTTTCGGCGAGAGAAAAGGTATCTATATCATAGATCTACAAAAAACTATCCGCTACTTCCGCTACACTTATAACGTCGTTCGCGACGCAGCTGCAGAGGGTAAGACTATACTTTTCGTAGGTACTAAAAAGCAAGCCGGCGCAACCCTAAAAGAGTATGCCGAAAAATGCGGCATGCCGTACGTAAATCACCGCTGGCTAGGCGGCATGATGACGAACTTCGGCACTATCCGTCAATCTATCCGCAAGCTCGAAGTAATCGAGGCTATGGAAGAAGACGGCTCTATAAATTTATTAACTAAAAAAGAAGCTCTAATGCTTCGCCGCAAAAAAGAGAAGCTTCTAGCGTCTCTAGGCGGTATCAGAAACCTAAAAACCGTGCCTGATATGATTTTCGTCATCGACACCGTAAAAGAAAAAATCGCCGTACAAGAGGCTAACCGCCTAAAAATCCCTGTCGTAGCTCCGATCGACACAAACTGCGATCCTGACGTTATCGACTTCCCGATCCCTGGCAACGACGACGCGATCCGCTCGGTTCAGCTTTTCTGCCAAGAGATGGCTGAGGCTATCATCGAGGGACGCTCTCAGCTTGAAAAAGACGGCGGTGAGCTAGAAGAAGGCAAAGAGGCCGTAAGTCAAGCCGAAAAAGACGCAGTCGTAAACGAAGCTGTTAACGAAGACTTCTCAGAGGACTTCAGCGAGGACGAAGAGTAA
- the iadA gene encoding beta-aspartyl-peptidase, producing the protein MLLLKNADLYAPEHVGKSDILLGGGKILAVSKRLDFRIEGLEVYDLEGKILAPGLIDQHVHITGGGGEAGYHSRTPEITLSGIIRYGTTTVVGTLGTDGCTRSLENLYSKAKALEYEGISTFIHTGSYALPSVTFTGSVTRDLVLIDKVIGCKIAMSDNRGSYPTAQELIRTLTQIRIGGMISKKGGVLHMHMGGLADKFDLIFGVIKDYSFPVNYFSPTHCARTKELFDEAIKFQKMGGYIDITSGGSQFMPLHEAIEYGLANGLNLERLTMSSDGNGSVPRFDENGALVGYGCASCETNLEVLQACVKNKILTIPQALSMMGKNVAKYLNLSGKGEIKVGFDADFAVFDEALNLDSVIAKGEFCVKEGKLVKKGFFE; encoded by the coding sequence ATGCTGTTACTTAAAAATGCCGATCTATACGCGCCAGAACACGTCGGCAAGAGCGACATTTTGCTCGGCGGAGGTAAAATTTTAGCCGTTTCCAAGAGGCTTGATTTTCGTATTGAGGGACTTGAGGTTTACGATCTAGAGGGTAAAATTTTAGCGCCTGGGCTCATCGATCAGCACGTGCACATCACGGGTGGCGGCGGCGAGGCGGGCTATCACTCTCGAACGCCCGAAATAACGCTATCTGGGATCATCCGCTACGGCACGACGACGGTCGTGGGGACGCTGGGTACGGATGGGTGCACGAGGAGCCTCGAAAATCTCTACTCAAAGGCCAAAGCGCTTGAATACGAGGGCATTTCGACCTTCATCCACACAGGCTCTTATGCGCTGCCTAGCGTCACATTTACTGGCTCCGTCACGCGCGATCTGGTGCTCATCGACAAGGTCATCGGCTGTAAGATCGCGATGAGCGACAACCGCGGCAGCTACCCGACCGCGCAGGAGCTAATTAGGACCCTGACGCAGATACGCATCGGCGGCATGATCTCGAAAAAAGGCGGCGTGCTGCATATGCACATGGGCGGGCTCGCGGATAAATTTGACCTGATTTTTGGCGTGATCAAGGACTATTCGTTCCCGGTTAATTACTTTTCGCCGACGCACTGCGCGCGGACAAAGGAGCTTTTTGACGAGGCGATCAAATTTCAAAAAATGGGCGGCTATATCGACATCACGAGCGGCGGAAGCCAGTTTATGCCGCTTCACGAAGCTATCGAGTACGGGCTAGCTAACGGGCTAAATTTAGAGCGCCTAACGATGAGCTCGGACGGCAACGGCAGCGTGCCTAGATTTGACGAGAACGGCGCGCTAGTGGGCTACGGCTGCGCTTCGTGCGAGACGAATTTAGAGGTCTTGCAAGCCTGCGTGAAAAATAAAATCCTAACCATCCCGCAAGCGCTAAGCATGATGGGTAAAAACGTCGCAAAATACCTAAATTTAAGCGGTAAAGGCGAGATAAAGGTAGGTTTTGACGCCGATTTTGCGGTATTTGACGAAGCACTAAACCTAGATAGCGTGATCGCGAAAGGGGAGTTTTGCGTGAAAGAGGGCAAGCTCGTGAAAAAGGGATTTTTTGAGTGA